One stretch of Bacteroidota bacterium DNA includes these proteins:
- a CDS encoding TIM-barrel domain-containing protein encodes MTQQNQFLTTRISLQLFFYILFTLTNLNAKELLGKYASLQNDGRSIIVSTQQGQRVRITPYGNHIIRIQAVRANEDFFTDDRYEMVESHQWQGSLILSEDSNAVIISTDSVNGLSMLLGKEALRLSFGQVGNVNKLLSQNDGIWWDGDTIHSSFIYDENEHFTGLGHGYYGREKQIDLRGEIVQRNYGTLHGQQAPLIVPFYLSSKGYGVFLNSTFTNKFNFGNGGQYEFSITGEGRMDYFVILGPEFRTILDRYTQLTGRPRMFSKAAFGLALSDKGNDHNSTDPSDEKWWKKKITAHRKAGFPLDHVVNDNRWRAGGGQRCVSYFDWDLGRYPDPKEYEQWITKNGLILTLDFNRCIASHSEGWLPSFNIPEPDSIDFNDSAPDLTKQEVRDWFWNTFWNKSLNPALQYPGDALWIDEFDEMGKAPLTMVMGNGKTWREMRNYWFFLVAKALVKDGWDKSFAGSKRPFVWVRGMTSGGQRYATLWSGDIKPSYDDMKTQVRGLQFAGLAGFPFWGHDAGGFNNWEENHGPNDKMYRQWSMAFGSFTPFWKPHGIGQSRWPLDRPKEVQKDAKIYSELRYKLIPYIYTYAHRAFETGLPIARAMVIDHQNDALAWKHDLQYMWGEEMLVAPNCSDGGSVNVWLPDGQWYNFWNDTLFAGNQILSFDAPTGTLPLFIKVGSIIPMGKYAVSTAFLNKDSLTLQVYTGNDASYVLYEDDGVTERYRSNNENRTTEIRFTQSDFSLNIGASVGNYTNAPKRRALQIEFHGVQQSKCIALNGVKLKSFQTEKAASAAKQGVVWNKKKNTLSVFLKSFSVTEPIVISSIKNCQ; translated from the coding sequence ATGACACAACAAAACCAATTTCTAACTACCCGCATTTCCCTCCAACTGTTCTTTTATATTCTCTTCACCCTTACCAATCTAAATGCAAAAGAGTTGCTTGGAAAATACGCTTCCCTTCAAAACGATGGACGCAGCATTATTGTCTCAACGCAACAAGGACAACGAGTGCGTATTACTCCCTATGGAAATCATATCATTCGAATACAGGCAGTCCGTGCTAATGAAGACTTCTTTACTGATGATCGATATGAGATGGTTGAATCTCATCAATGGCAAGGTTCGCTGATCCTGTCAGAAGATAGCAATGCAGTTATAATTTCAACCGATTCAGTAAATGGTCTATCGATGCTTCTTGGAAAAGAAGCATTACGACTCTCGTTTGGCCAAGTTGGAAATGTGAATAAATTACTTAGCCAAAATGATGGTATCTGGTGGGATGGCGATACTATTCATTCTTCGTTTATCTATGACGAGAATGAACATTTTACCGGTCTTGGTCATGGCTATTATGGAAGAGAAAAACAGATTGATCTTCGTGGAGAAATTGTTCAAAGAAACTACGGAACTCTGCACGGCCAACAAGCACCGCTCATTGTTCCATTTTATCTTTCCAGTAAAGGGTATGGAGTATTTCTCAACAGTACTTTCACGAATAAGTTCAATTTCGGAAATGGCGGACAATATGAATTTTCAATAACGGGCGAAGGACGAATGGATTATTTTGTCATTCTTGGTCCTGAGTTCCGTACTATCCTTGATCGTTACACACAACTTACCGGTCGTCCCAGAATGTTTTCAAAAGCGGCGTTTGGGCTTGCCCTTTCCGATAAAGGGAATGATCATAATTCAACGGACCCTTCTGATGAAAAATGGTGGAAGAAAAAAATTACTGCACATCGAAAAGCGGGATTTCCTCTTGATCATGTAGTCAATGATAATCGATGGAGAGCGGGAGGTGGGCAGCGCTGTGTGTCATATTTTGATTGGGATCTTGGACGATATCCCGATCCGAAGGAATATGAACAGTGGATTACAAAAAATGGTCTAATACTCACTTTAGATTTTAATAGATGTATCGCGTCACACAGTGAAGGCTGGCTTCCATCATTCAATATTCCCGAACCAGACAGTATTGATTTTAACGACAGTGCTCCGGATTTAACAAAGCAAGAAGTGCGTGACTGGTTCTGGAATACATTTTGGAATAAAAGTCTTAATCCAGCATTACAATATCCCGGCGATGCATTGTGGATAGATGAATTTGATGAAATGGGAAAAGCACCTTTAACCATGGTGATGGGAAATGGGAAAACCTGGCGTGAGATGAGAAACTATTGGTTCTTCCTCGTTGCCAAAGCATTGGTGAAAGATGGTTGGGATAAAAGTTTTGCCGGTTCAAAAAGACCATTCGTATGGGTGCGCGGTATGACATCGGGAGGACAACGATATGCAACATTGTGGAGTGGCGATATCAAACCATCGTATGACGATATGAAGACCCAAGTGAGAGGATTACAATTTGCAGGACTTGCAGGTTTTCCGTTTTGGGGACATGATGCTGGAGGATTTAATAATTGGGAAGAAAATCACGGCCCGAACGATAAAATGTATCGGCAATGGTCGATGGCGTTTGGCAGTTTCACTCCATTTTGGAAACCTCATGGGATCGGTCAATCTCGCTGGCCGCTTGATCGACCAAAAGAAGTGCAAAAAGATGCAAAGATATACTCCGAACTTCGTTACAAACTTATTCCGTACATCTACACCTATGCACATCGCGCATTTGAAACAGGATTACCAATTGCTCGAGCAATGGTGATTGATCATCAAAATGATGCGCTTGCATGGAAGCATGATCTGCAATATATGTGGGGAGAAGAAATGCTTGTTGCACCAAATTGCTCGGACGGTGGAAGTGTTAACGTCTGGCTGCCGGATGGTCAATGGTATAATTTTTGGAATGACACACTTTTCGCAGGCAATCAAATACTTTCGTTTGATGCGCCGACCGGAACATTACCACTCTTCATAAAAGTCGGTTCAATTATTCCGATGGGAAAGTATGCTGTAAGCACGGCATTTCTTAACAAAGATAGTTTAACGCTTCAAGTATATACCGGAAATGATGCGTCATATGTTTTGTATGAAGATGATGGCGTAACAGAACGATATCGGTCGAATAACGAGAACCGAACAACAGAAATTCGGTTTACACAATCTGATTTTTCATTGAACATCGGTGCATCCGTAGGAAATTATACGAACGCACCAAAGCGCCGGGCACTGCAGATTGAATTTCACGGAGTCCAGCAATCGAAATGTATAGCGCTTAATGGTGTAAAGCTGAAATCTTTCCAAACAGAAAAAGCTGCTTCAGCAGCTAAACAGGGAGTGGTTTGGAATAAAAAGAAAAATACCCTTTCTGTGTTTCTCAAGAGCTTTTCTGTTACTGAACCAATTGTTATTTCATCAATTAAAAATTGTCAATAA
- a CDS encoding glycoside hydrolase family 31 protein, which translates to MMLRLIILTVVYVINASAQSFLGNISKHSIDGKSVVINAESSFVRLMWYSGNIVRVDYLPTSNSSIDSSFVVIQEPEKNTPFTVNETDSTVFVKSSKIAVRIQKHPLRISFLDSLGTVLLAEPQAGGLSHHQQSRSLRFVMDDEDHFYGTGERGMAMEKRGQKFESYNTQVGNYTVPLATMNLNVPLVTTNSGYAVYVDNTYRGEFDFGTVDPKVYSYNAEGGEISYYFIPGSTIAEQLEKYTWLTGRQPLPPRWAFGFIQSKNRYENETEARSIVQTMREKKIPCDGIVLDLKWFEYMGDISWNEKLWPNHEQMITDFLSLGMKTILITEPYIIQLSKNFLEGDAKGYLAKDSSGKTFVMEKWWSCGYTCGSTLLDITNPDAQKWWWSKHPAAFGSHVAGIWTDLGEPERHPEEMNHFLGSTVKIHNIYNLLWAKTIYEGFTQLRPNERVFNVSRSGFAGVQRYGVMPWSGDVSRTFVGLQVQMPILLGMGMSGIAYQNSDIGGYSRMPTTPELYIRWMQFGTFCPIARAHGAGETVNGYPTEPWKFGVEAEKISREFIQLRYRLLPYIYTLAHNNYETGIPFARPLFWLDPNDKKLVNESSSYMWGDAFLVSPVVTAGQKSKNIYFPKGTWINYWTDEIVIGGKEVSVSAPLNRMPIFVKEGSIIPMAQLMSYSDERPLDTLTVLVYPNFNGEVTYSLYEDDGKSREYQTGKYSTTTFTQRSATTNGVTTLTLSSGESKGSFENKLNERSYIFEVHGIQKKPSKVMSNGIRIPESKKRGSKEPKFSYDGKSKKLTLFIHSQLNVSTEIEVTLAQGK; encoded by the coding sequence ATGATGCTGCGATTAATTATCCTAACCGTTGTTTACGTTATCAATGCTTCTGCTCAGTCATTTCTCGGAAATATCTCGAAACACTCCATCGATGGAAAATCTGTTGTTATAAATGCAGAATCCTCTTTTGTTCGTTTGATGTGGTACTCCGGAAATATCGTTCGTGTTGATTATCTTCCGACTTCCAACTCATCCATCGATTCGTCATTTGTGGTTATTCAAGAGCCTGAAAAAAACACCCCTTTTACTGTGAATGAAACTGATTCTACGGTATTCGTGAAATCATCGAAGATCGCAGTGCGTATTCAAAAGCATCCTCTTCGTATTTCATTTCTGGATTCTCTTGGAACGGTATTGCTTGCGGAACCACAAGCGGGAGGGCTATCACATCATCAACAATCTCGCTCTCTTCGTTTCGTTATGGATGATGAAGATCATTTTTACGGAACAGGTGAACGTGGAATGGCAATGGAAAAGCGGGGCCAGAAATTTGAGAGCTATAATACTCAAGTTGGGAACTATACAGTCCCATTGGCGACAATGAATTTAAATGTTCCTTTAGTAACAACAAATAGCGGATATGCTGTGTACGTTGATAACACATATCGCGGCGAGTTTGATTTTGGCACTGTTGATCCAAAAGTATACTCTTATAATGCTGAAGGGGGAGAGATATCATATTATTTCATTCCTGGATCCACAATTGCTGAACAACTGGAAAAATATACTTGGCTTACGGGACGACAGCCGTTACCGCCTCGGTGGGCATTCGGATTTATCCAGTCAAAAAATCGATATGAAAACGAAACGGAAGCTCGTTCGATTGTTCAAACTATGCGTGAGAAAAAAATACCATGCGATGGAATCGTTCTCGATTTGAAGTGGTTTGAATATATGGGTGATATCTCATGGAATGAAAAATTATGGCCCAATCATGAGCAAATGATAACTGATTTCCTTTCTCTTGGAATGAAAACAATTTTAATCACTGAACCATACATTATACAACTCTCAAAAAACTTTCTTGAAGGCGACGCAAAAGGATATCTTGCAAAAGATTCATCAGGAAAAACTTTTGTGATGGAGAAATGGTGGTCATGCGGTTATACATGCGGTTCAACGCTTCTGGATATTACTAATCCGGATGCGCAAAAATGGTGGTGGAGTAAACATCCTGCTGCATTTGGATCTCACGTTGCCGGTATATGGACTGATCTTGGAGAGCCGGAACGCCATCCAGAGGAAATGAATCATTTTCTCGGAAGCACTGTAAAAATTCATAATATTTACAATCTGCTCTGGGCTAAAACAATTTATGAAGGATTCACGCAGCTTCGTCCGAATGAAAGAGTGTTTAATGTCTCACGATCTGGATTTGCAGGAGTGCAAAGGTACGGAGTCATGCCGTGGTCGGGCGATGTGTCTCGAACATTTGTCGGTCTTCAAGTGCAAATGCCGATCTTATTGGGTATGGGAATGTCCGGTATTGCCTATCAAAATTCTGACATTGGCGGATATTCTCGCATGCCTACTACTCCCGAATTATATATCCGCTGGATGCAATTTGGTACGTTTTGTCCAATAGCCCGCGCGCATGGTGCCGGTGAAACAGTGAATGGATATCCGACGGAACCATGGAAATTTGGCGTAGAGGCGGAAAAAATTTCCCGAGAGTTTATTCAGCTACGCTACAGACTGCTCCCATATATCTATACGTTAGCGCATAATAATTATGAAACAGGAATACCATTCGCCCGTCCGCTGTTTTGGTTAGATCCAAACGATAAAAAACTGGTGAATGAAAGCTCCTCCTACATGTGGGGAGATGCATTTCTTGTTTCACCGGTGGTTACCGCCGGTCAAAAATCTAAAAATATCTATTTCCCAAAAGGGACATGGATCAATTATTGGACAGACGAAATAGTCATCGGTGGAAAAGAAGTGTCAGTGTCAGCACCATTAAACCGGATGCCAATTTTTGTCAAAGAAGGAAGTATCATTCCGATGGCTCAGTTGATGAGCTATTCGGATGAACGTCCACTTGATACCCTGACAGTATTAGTGTATCCAAATTTTAACGGAGAAGTCACATATTCATTATACGAGGACGACGGCAAATCTCGCGAATATCAAACAGGAAAATATTCCACAACAACGTTTACCCAACGGTCAGCAACAACAAATGGGGTGACAACGCTTACTCTTTCCTCAGGTGAATCAAAAGGGTCATTCGAAAATAAACTGAACGAACGGTCATATATTTTTGAAGTTCATGGAATACAAAAGAAACCATCGAAAGTCATGAGTAATGGTATCAGAATTCCTGAAAGTAAAAAGCGAGGATCCAAAGAACCGAAATTCTCGTATGACGGAAAATCCAAAAAGCTCACGTTGTTTATTCACAGTCAATTGAATGTATCGACTGAAATTGAGGTAACTTTGGCGCAAGGAAAGTAA
- a CDS encoding endonuclease/exonuclease/phosphatase family protein, producing the protein MNSSIAQDSLKIMTYNLEGMKPGTDPQTRIYHTIQYLKQLNPDIIGLQEINESPSTGSDNQAQMIVDSLTAYFGYPFYKYIGFTHLSWDNQFNEYVGIITKHPAIEVGYFDLVKGAFPRKILWNRINTPLGMINFFNTHLDHKTPEIRVQQVQEIISYVNQKDLSSPAIASVLTGDFNDEPHTSTIQSLTNTGSTTYFNDSYRIANPTLQGYTSSSQIPNRRIDYIFFKNTGQLSITSSRVVMDQPYVGIEYPSDHYGVMTIFTKKVARVAREINSTIPVNMELRQNYPNPFNPTTTIHFTIPSTSFVTLKVYDMLGREISSLVNEEKSAGNYQEWFDANGLSSGIYMYKITACNSTISKRMMLMK; encoded by the coding sequence ATGAATTCATCGATTGCCCAAGATTCCCTTAAGATTATGACGTATAATTTGGAAGGAATGAAACCGGGCACGGATCCTCAAACTCGAATCTACCATACAATCCAATATTTAAAACAGTTAAACCCGGATATCATTGGATTGCAGGAGATCAATGAATCACCAAGTACGGGAAGTGACAACCAAGCACAAATGATTGTCGATTCGTTGACCGCATATTTTGGGTATCCCTTTTATAAATATATTGGTTTTACGCATCTTTCCTGGGATAACCAATTTAATGAGTATGTTGGGATTATTACAAAGCATCCGGCAATCGAAGTTGGGTATTTCGACCTCGTCAAAGGTGCATTTCCTCGAAAAATACTCTGGAATAGAATTAATACTCCTCTTGGGATGATTAATTTTTTCAATACACATCTCGATCACAAAACACCGGAAATAAGAGTTCAACAAGTGCAAGAGATTATAAGTTATGTCAACCAAAAGGATCTATCCTCGCCGGCTATCGCTTCTGTTTTAACGGGTGATTTCAATGATGAACCGCATACATCCACGATACAATCGCTCACCAATACCGGGTCGACAACATATTTTAATGATTCGTATCGAATAGCAAATCCTACCCTTCAAGGATATACATCTTCGTCCCAAATTCCCAATAGACGAATTGATTATATATTTTTCAAAAATACAGGTCAACTATCAATTACATCATCAAGAGTTGTGATGGATCAGCCGTACGTTGGTATCGAATATCCATCAGATCATTACGGTGTGATGACTATTTTTACAAAAAAAGTTGCAAGAGTAGCTAGGGAAATAAATTCTACGATACCCGTAAATATGGAACTCCGCCAAAATTACCCCAATCCGTTTAATCCGACCACAACGATACATTTTACAATCCCTTCAACTTCGTTTGTCACTCTGAAAGTATATGATATGCTCGGGAGGGAAATATCATCGTTGGTGAATGAGGAAAAAAGCGCGGGGAATTATCAAGAATGGTTTGATGCGAATGGATTATCGAGCGGGATATATATGTATAAAATCACAGCATGCAACAGCACAATTTCAAAAAGAATGATGTTAATGAAATAA
- a CDS encoding alpha-amylase family glycosyl hydrolase has translation MKKLQMIFLVMLSVVSGLFSQSQTDSVTLTFRAHQANGTPIHVPGVFNNWTEETDTSLMVYSDAVKAWLRTYTFKIHDSSRTPLGDSVYQYKFNKGGNATGWYSDPLNPEQNASDHSNSVLRMSKLFYFEFFAEESSSQVIRIAVGIFHANSDAISTIKLSTGTSPNDITSTTVVTSSYDTSLRILNYVLPAPIPKTNYIRLVAVNNHGDSIVYQNSVYAVQLSPMPSYANHAVTKASALSGDSTTFRLRVPGKNFVVIRIAESGQPVSAAAPIVMKKDPSTDNWWINLKLLPNKQYEYVYEIEDGKQITDPFGREVGSAGTKFSTGPSGLTADDYAWMKINYVRPPLNKLVIYELHIAEFAGGFYGKGAAQSGFTDLKNLLGYFDSLGINAIELMPINDNGNVGKTGHSWGYNLNHYFALEPSYGTPLELKQLVDEAHRRGIAVILDVVFNHQNDTGPLWKMLPDETANPYFKSINDKRYNEDGLQFYKDMDHWTAETQELVLQSLRMWIDEYRIDGFRYDYTQGVGWNIAEPTKGILGWANAIDTLYQGKIYQIAEHLPESPALMYYSGMTSGWHDSFRDELFDEARYQNRTLTNLENRVIDLGAFGSNDTPNTPSSYADRTEPVNATITHDEQSLIYELTTYQSVSLENAILRDKLYATFVFGSLGIPMLWEGQEMSAPRGWQNDGQKLSYRPVEWNMFQTDRGKKHFDYYKALIQQRKYNPALYQGQLHKLFRYEANRVLVWGFQHEDSKSSAIFIANLSGAEQTISNVPWLGTGNWYDVFNQSVLTVSTDPVPSLTIPAYTAKVYSNKTNAQLGIPTAISQFNATIPIEFSLSQNYPNPFNPSTSIQYSIPNNSFVSLTVYDILGRNVATLVDQIQSAGNYTVSFNGSDHSSGMYFYKLRTSNNTEVKRMILLK, from the coding sequence ATGAAAAAATTACAAATGATTTTTCTAGTGATGTTGAGCGTTGTTTCAGGACTCTTTTCTCAATCACAAACTGATAGTGTAACATTGACATTTCGTGCACACCAGGCGAATGGGACTCCTATCCATGTCCCTGGAGTGTTCAATAATTGGACAGAAGAAACCGATACATCATTGATGGTGTATAGTGATGCTGTAAAAGCCTGGTTACGAACCTACACGTTCAAAATTCATGATTCTTCGCGAACACCTCTCGGTGATTCAGTCTATCAATATAAATTCAACAAAGGGGGGAACGCAACCGGATGGTACAGCGATCCGCTCAATCCGGAACAAAATGCAAGCGATCATAGTAATTCTGTTTTGCGGATGTCAAAATTATTTTATTTTGAGTTCTTTGCGGAAGAATCGAGTTCACAGGTTATCCGTATTGCAGTGGGAATATTTCATGCGAACAGCGATGCAATCTCGACAATCAAATTATCGACGGGAACAAGTCCAAATGATATTACCTCGACTACTGTCGTGACATCATCGTATGATACATCTTTGCGTATTTTGAATTATGTTCTTCCAGCACCCATTCCGAAAACGAACTATATACGGCTCGTCGCTGTCAACAATCACGGCGATTCTATCGTGTATCAAAATTCAGTCTATGCAGTTCAACTTTCACCAATGCCTTCATATGCGAACCATGCAGTGACGAAAGCTTCAGCATTATCGGGTGATTCTACTACATTTCGGTTAAGAGTCCCCGGAAAAAACTTTGTTGTTATTCGTATTGCTGAATCCGGTCAACCTGTTTCTGCCGCCGCACCGATTGTGATGAAAAAAGATCCATCGACAGATAATTGGTGGATTAACCTAAAATTATTGCCAAATAAACAATACGAATATGTTTACGAGATTGAAGATGGTAAGCAAATTACTGATCCGTTTGGAAGGGAAGTTGGAAGTGCCGGAACTAAGTTCTCAACAGGCCCTTCAGGCTTGACTGCCGATGATTATGCTTGGATGAAAATTAATTATGTAAGGCCGCCTCTGAACAAACTTGTCATTTACGAACTTCATATTGCTGAGTTTGCCGGTGGATTTTATGGGAAGGGTGCTGCGCAATCTGGATTTACTGATTTAAAAAATTTATTGGGATATTTCGATTCATTGGGTATTAATGCTATTGAATTAATGCCGATCAATGACAATGGCAATGTTGGGAAGACGGGACATTCGTGGGGTTACAATTTGAATCATTATTTTGCACTGGAACCAAGTTATGGCACACCATTGGAATTGAAACAACTTGTCGATGAAGCACATCGACGAGGTATTGCTGTCATACTTGATGTAGTGTTCAATCATCAAAATGATACCGGACCATTGTGGAAAATGCTTCCTGATGAGACAGCAAATCCATATTTCAAATCAATAAACGACAAGCGGTATAACGAAGATGGTTTACAATTTTATAAAGATATGGATCATTGGACTGCCGAAACACAAGAATTAGTGTTGCAAAGTTTGCGAATGTGGATTGATGAATACAGGATAGATGGTTTTCGATATGATTATACGCAGGGGGTCGGCTGGAACATAGCGGAACCCACAAAAGGGATCTTAGGTTGGGCAAATGCAATAGATACATTGTATCAAGGAAAAATATATCAAATTGCTGAGCATCTACCTGAATCTCCCGCACTGATGTATTATAGTGGAATGACAAGCGGTTGGCATGACAGTTTTCGAGATGAGTTGTTTGATGAAGCACGTTATCAAAATAGAACGTTAACAAATCTTGAAAATCGAGTGATTGATCTTGGAGCATTCGGCAGTAATGATACTCCGAATACACCATCATCGTATGCAGACCGTACTGAGCCTGTGAATGCGACAATTACACATGATGAGCAGTCATTGATCTATGAATTGACCACATATCAATCAGTTTCTCTTGAAAATGCAATTCTTCGAGATAAATTATATGCGACCTTCGTTTTTGGGTCATTGGGAATCCCAATGCTATGGGAAGGTCAGGAAATGAGTGCACCGCGGGGATGGCAAAACGATGGACAAAAATTATCCTATCGTCCAGTGGAATGGAATATGTTTCAAACGGACCGCGGTAAAAAACATTTTGATTATTATAAGGCACTCATACAGCAGCGCAAATATAATCCTGCATTATATCAAGGTCAGCTTCATAAATTATTTAGATATGAAGCGAATAGAGTATTGGTTTGGGGATTTCAACACGAAGATTCAAAAAGTTCTGCTATCTTTATTGCAAATCTTAGTGGAGCAGAACAGACAATATCGAATGTTCCTTGGTTAGGTACGGGTAATTGGTACGATGTGTTTAACCAGAGCGTGTTGACGGTCAGTACAGATCCCGTTCCTTCGTTAACCATACCGGCATATACGGCAAAAGTGTATTCCAATAAAACGAATGCTCAATTGGGCATACCGACTGCGATATCTCAATTCAATGCGACAATTCCCATTGAATTTTCATTATCGCAGAACTATCCTAATCCCTTTAATCCTTCTACCTCCATTCAGTATTCTATCCCGAATAATTCATTTGTATCATTGACGGTATACGATATACTTGGAAGAAACGTAGCAACATTAGTGGATCAAATTCAATCTGCCGGAAATTATACGGTATCGTTTAATGGTAGTGATCATTCGTCAGGGATGTATTTCTATAAATTACGTACGTCAAATAATACCGAAGTCAAAAGAATGATATTGCTCAAATAA
- a CDS encoding Crp/Fnr family transcriptional regulator, whose translation MAKNDLTFVSSLFQHIGNIDEKNFSLSSSMWQYKSFKKGEFYNNYQSVCKYVGFVLDGLFRTYYIDISSGDEKNIFFFTKHTLVVAFKSFVTQSPCNYHTQAIADSNVLMIHINDLQTLYKQSHQWEHLGRIIAEIAYTSAMDRTEGFLFKTPEERYVELMKQHPEIIEQVPLYHLSSYLGIQGPSLSRIRKRLSQK comes from the coding sequence ATGGCAAAGAACGATCTTACTTTCGTTAGCTCCTTATTTCAACATATCGGAAATATTGATGAAAAGAATTTTTCTCTTTCGTCGTCCATGTGGCAGTATAAATCGTTCAAAAAAGGAGAATTCTACAATAATTATCAGAGCGTCTGCAAATACGTCGGTTTTGTATTGGATGGACTTTTCCGGACGTATTATATCGATATTTCGTCAGGTGACGAAAAGAATATTTTCTTTTTTACCAAACATACATTGGTGGTTGCGTTCAAAAGTTTTGTGACGCAATCACCATGCAATTATCACACGCAGGCAATCGCCGATTCGAATGTGTTGATGATTCATATTAACGATCTTCAGACGTTGTATAAACAATCGCACCAATGGGAACATCTCGGTAGAATTATCGCGGAAATTGCCTACACATCGGCGATGGATCGAACGGAAGGATTTCTGTTTAAGACACCCGAAGAGCGATATGTAGAGCTGATGAAACAACATCCAGAAATCATAGAACAAGTTCCTTTGTATCACCTTTCCTCATACCTCGGCATTCAGGGGCCTTCTCTTAGCCGAATACGTAAAAGATTATCCCAAAAATAG
- a CDS encoding lysophospholipase, whose amino-acid sequence MKLVATAITVITLMVLTGCSSENQCMNSLPTVEHSKDVSLTSYKVTASDSTCLQAYEWKPLSIPIRSAVVIVHGVRDHATRYSVLAESLNAAGCVVYAQDHRGHGNSGGDRQRFESIPQLVEDVRLAVMETKKRNPNIPVYMFGHSLGGLTAATYAVTHQDELSGVILSGALLKLPPFVNGFQTGAARFFGFLIPGLRIQAIDDQEFVRDSVAKADLAGDPLIDHSNLPARSAAAGLNGLDEIQKRMEEITLPLLILHGKEDKSTNNEGSKELYARAKSTDKTFHLYDKMQHDLMHEPEHNQVINDITTWIISHRDTNIK is encoded by the coding sequence ATGAAATTAGTTGCAACAGCAATAACTGTTATTACTTTGATGGTACTTACAGGATGTTCATCTGAAAATCAGTGCATGAATTCATTACCAACAGTTGAACACTCAAAAGATGTCTCATTGACATCGTACAAAGTAACTGCATCCGACTCTACATGTCTGCAGGCGTATGAATGGAAACCGCTCTCAATACCAATTCGCAGCGCGGTAGTTATTGTTCACGGTGTTCGTGATCATGCTACACGGTATTCCGTTCTTGCCGAGTCCTTAAATGCAGCAGGATGTGTTGTCTATGCACAGGACCATCGAGGACATGGAAATTCTGGGGGAGATCGTCAACGTTTTGAATCTATTCCGCAGTTAGTGGAAGATGTTCGCTTAGCAGTGATGGAAACAAAAAAAAGGAATCCGAATATTCCCGTATATATGTTCGGTCATAGTCTTGGAGGATTGACGGCGGCAACCTATGCGGTGACACATCAAGACGAACTGTCCGGCGTAATATTAAGCGGAGCATTACTAAAACTTCCTCCGTTTGTGAATGGGTTTCAGACTGGTGCAGCACGATTTTTTGGTTTTCTTATTCCTGGATTACGAATTCAGGCAATTGACGATCAGGAATTTGTGCGTGATTCCGTTGCGAAAGCAGATCTTGCCGGCGATCCATTGATTGATCATAGTAATTTACCGGCGCGATCAGCAGCAGCGGGATTAAATGGCTTAGATGAGATTCAAAAAAGGATGGAAGAAATTACTCTTCCATTACTCATCCTTCATGGAAAAGAGGATAAATCCACAAATAACGAGGGGAGCAAAGAATTATATGCTCGTGCAAAAAGTACAGACAAAACATTTCATTTATATGACAAGATGCAGCATGATTTAATGCACGAGCCGGAACACAATCAAGTGATTAATGATATAACAACTTGGATTATATCTCATCGTGATACAAATATTAAATAG